TCTTGTTGAGGTAGCCCACCAGGTTGACGTCGCGAAAGTTGATGGCCGGAGTGTCGTTGGAAAGCGAGCTGCTCAGGCGCACGCGGATCTGGACCCGGGTGGCGAGGTTGGGCAGCCGTTCCTCCTCGGCGGGAACCATGGCGTCCCAGGTCACGCCGCCGTCGGTGGAGTATTCCCAGTCGAGACCGGTACCCTGGGGGATGGCCGAGTATTCGTCGAGGTTGATGTCGGAGAACTGCACGCCGGTGATCGGCTGAAAGCGAATCATCCCCTCGGACTGGAAGTTGTAGCCGTAGATCTTCATCGCCAGGTCGGAGCCGTTGAGCGGCGTCCAGGTCTCGGCGTTGGAGCTCTCCAGCAGCACGCCCTCCATGTAGGTCTGCCGGGTGATGATGCCCCAGCGGCCCATCTTGCCGAGGGTGGCGGTGCGGACCTTATAGTTGGTGCTGTTGGTCAGCAGCACCACGGCGTAGCTGGTGTTGGCCTCGGCGTAGAACGGGTCGTCGAAGCGAATGCGGGTCTCGCCGCTCAGGCTGATCTCGTTCGGGGCCAGCACCTTCTCGGCGAACACCACGCCGTTGGGCAGACCGGTGGTGACGCCGCGAATCTGCACCGTGACCGGAATGCTCGGGTCCCTGGCGGTGAACTGCAGACCGATGCTGGAGATCACCTGGTTCTGGGTGAAGCTGAAGGTCTGGGCCAGCGGGTCGCGGGGCACGAAGATGGTCTGAGTGCGCCAGACCACCTGCACCACGGGCACGCGAATGATGCGGTTCTCGATGATGCGCTCGATGCGGGTAATGACCAGCGGATCGTTGATCTGCAGGCTGGCCCGGGCCGAATAGACGCCGTCGGCCATCTCCACGATACGGTTGCCGTTGCGGGCGTTGGTCGGAATGGTGAAGGAGGCGCTGACCCGACCGGCCTCGTCGCTGATCAGGTTACTGGCCATTACCTGGCCGTCGCAGCGCAGCACGATGCCGGATTTGCTCGGGGTGAAGTTGATGCCGGTGACGGCGATGCCGGTCTGGCCGCGCCGCCCGAGGTTGGGCGTGATCTGCAGCATGGCCGGGGGCTTGTCGAACACCGCGTAGGGGTTGATGTTGCGCTCCTCGGACCAGTCGTTCTGTTCCACCAGCACGGTCTCGTTGCCCGGCAGCAGCGCCAGGCTGCCGAAGAAGCTCGCGCTGCTGCCCGCCTGATCGACCGAGAGCACCGTGGAGTGCGGAATGCGGTCCGGCGCGACGAAGCGGGCAATCTCGTTGACCCGGGCGTCCCATTCGGCGTGGTAGATGTCCGACTGGGCGGTGTTCGAGAAGTCGTCCGAGTAGATGCCTTTCTTGGTCTGGGCGTCCCGGTTCTGCAGCTCGTTGTTCATCTGGTACTGGGCGTCGTTGTACTTCAGGTCCTCGACGTCCTGGATGATGTCGTGGATCTGGTCCATGGTGATGCGGGTCAGGCCGAAGTTGCGGATCTCCATGTCGGTGGAGTTGGGCGGGCAGTCGATGCTGCACAGCCCCAGGGCGTTTTCCGGCACGATGGGCAGCTTCGGGAAATCCGCCGGAGCCCCTTCCAGCCGCTTGATCTCGGTGGTGGTGGCGTTGCGGTCGTCGAGGGATTTCTGCAGTCGTTTGTAATCGGCGCTCTTGTCGGTCTTGCGGATGTAGGCGAGCTTTTCGAGGTACATCTGCTCCGCGTTTTCCGCCGTGGCCACCCGTGTGTCGATGCCGAGCTGTTCGAGCTTTTCCAGCATCGCTTCGACCCGTCCTGGGGTGGCATCGCCATCCAGGATCATTTCCAGCTCGCCGCGTTGGGCATAGAGGTTGGTGTCCGACCAGGGACGATAGCGGACCCGGGTGCCGTCCTCGAAGGTGACGGTGTACTGGTGCCCGTCCTGCATGCGAGAGTTGTGATTGAACAGCGTCCGGTTGTCGATGTCGTCGGCCTCGACGGTGATGGTGCCGGAACCAATCCTGCGCTTGGTGTGAGTCACCTTGCCGCGTTCCACCTTGAACGGCGGTTTCTCCTTGGGTTTCTGCGCGTCGAGCTTGGGTAGGTACTGCTCGAAAACGCCGTTGGTGGCCCGGTCCCAGTCGACGGATTCTTCGATCTCCTTGACCCATTTCAGATAGTGGTCCGCCATCTCCTTGACCTTGGGGTCGGCGCTCTTTTGCAGGGTCTCCAGTTTCTTGCGCAGGCGCAGGGCCTTGTCGATCTTGGTCCGGTTGTACTTGCCGTCGCCCACGTGAAAGTTGACGTTTTTGACGGCGTCCAGAATCGTCGGAAAGAAGCTGTCTTCGACCAGCGGTTGTCCCTTTTCCCCGGCCGCCGTCTGCACATACCTGCGCAGCACCTCGTCGATGCGGCGGTCGGTGTCCGGCCGGATCTTCATCTTGACCACGGTGCGCTTCTTCCCCTTGAAACTCTCGGTGAAGATCAGCGCGTTCTGGTCCTCCACGTCGCCGCTGTCGAAGGGCAGCGTCTTGCCTTGCCAGCCGAGTTTGCGGGCCTCCTCGACCAGGGTCTCTTCGGCGGAGGAGAGCAGCTTTTTCTTGCCGGTGGCGGTACTCAGCTTGTCGAAACGAAAGCCCCGATCCCCCAGCACATCGGCGTAATAGCCTTCGAAGTCTCGCCGGAGATTGTGTTTCCGCTCCAAGGCCAGATCATAGAAATGCCGCAGCCCGGCTGGGTCCTTGGAAAACCGTCCCTCCGCATAGGGCCGCAGCAGATCGAGGTAATCCTCGTCGGCGATCTTTTCGACTTCCTGGATGTAGCGAAGGGTCGCGTTCGGATCGACCCGTACCTTCCCTTCCTTGGCCGCCCGGAAGACCTTGTTGTAAAACGACTCTTCCTCGCCGCAGACGCCGTTGGGGTGATAGTCGAGCGAGAGCTTGTCCTGCCCCAGAAACTTGAAGGCCTGGCCTTTGTCGATGCCGTAGACGCGACCGTCCCGGGCGCGGATGAACTGCTTGGAATGTCCATCGTGGTTAGCG
This genomic window from Oceanidesulfovibrio indonesiensis contains:
- a CDS encoding DUF4815 domain-containing protein, translated to MPSDLKQRIQAATLKSLTARNRYNDQVTAQLTQALKQAEDEVARAILQYRSLGSLPDNKLAALKGLEKLQLELDDTMKRLKREQTLVFRKTTKDSFKLGIQQGIGELADAALPFYADLKPEGIDKLATKVFTIVDTNALDFMAQYNLTLAGDVHRELADGIKRTILNGVATGKGADDIVRDMGKVIIDKDSFRQAGSRVFSKAQYRMEMIARTEVLRAHNMGRLKFHERVGIQKLEWLAMEDERMCPVCGGLDGKTFPIDKFPQQPAHPHCRCTNIVAWPMTVCGSEMAAKAAAQASQGDACILPPHVLEGMADAQAKENAKIKSAFENGDIADLGSLTVKQLQTLAKQNGVAIARTKADFIKLLDLAEPGIDHGDLAGAALSAKLKEHKIGLLRTKEELVDLLGLKQAELKQAKLLAAQMAKIPPAEGLEGMTAQQLKEMAKENGISLNMTKQETIELLDKLEPGVDHSGLMGKELAAAKQKHGIGILKNKQQLVEALQKKAGADMAESVKKKAVDEAKQKLILKQKTALEDAAKAVVVPDTPTGYKDFLDAIAKAEQAVSVGTDLPQDLLAAHSKEIALKKQLFQDQVGKLKSTELKTLAKETKVQYWQWANKDELTTLFTETDPAKIKAVQASIDTKHAAWAEKHGGKKKTAPAKPATPKPAPQPSPVKPPEPKIVKKGAEFTTVDTAWQQKGLPSKFKKTGKAAVGGAHEKEFWTDENGDKWLFKPIGRKDDEFIAFGEEAAYKIGRLIDPLSIEVRTIQLNGRTGSIQKWRTDLRDDFDFRNILPQDLTTIELEQIQREHVVDWLIANHDGHSKQFIRARDGRVYGIDKGQAFKFLGQDKLSLDYHPNGVCGEEESFYNKVFRAAKEGKVRVDPNATLRYIQEVEKIADEDYLDLLRPYAEGRFSKDPAGLRHFYDLALERKHNLRRDFEGYYADVLGDRGFRFDKLSTATGKKKLLSSAEETLVEEARKLGWQGKTLPFDSGDVEDQNALIFTESFKGKKRTVVKMKIRPDTDRRIDEVLRRYVQTAAGEKGQPLVEDSFFPTILDAVKNVNFHVGDGKYNRTKIDKALRLRKKLETLQKSADPKVKEMADHYLKWVKEIEESVDWDRATNGVFEQYLPKLDAQKPKEKPPFKVERGKVTHTKRRIGSGTITVEADDIDNRTLFNHNSRMQDGHQYTVTFEDGTRVRYRPWSDTNLYAQRGELEMILDGDATPGRVEAMLEKLEQLGIDTRVATAENAEQMYLEKLAYIRKTDKSADYKRLQKSLDDRNATTTEIKRLEGAPADFPKLPIVPENALGLCSIDCPPNSTDMEIRNFGLTRITMDQIHDIIQDVEDLKYNDAQYQMNNELQNRDAQTKKGIYSDDFSNTAQSDIYHAEWDARVNEIARFVAPDRIPHSTVLSVDQAGSSASFFGSLALLPGNETVLVEQNDWSEERNINPYAVFDKPPAMLQITPNLGRRGQTGIAVTGINFTPSKSGIVLRCDGQVMASNLISDEAGRVSASFTIPTNARNGNRIVEMADGVYSARASLQINDPLVITRIERIIENRIIRVPVVQVVWRTQTIFVPRDPLAQTFSFTQNQVISSIGLQFTARDPSIPVTVQIRGVTTGLPNGVVFAEKVLAPNEISLSGETRIRFDDPFYAEANTSYAVVLLTNSTNYKVRTATLGKMGRWGIITRQTYMEGVLLESSNAETWTPLNGSDLAMKIYGYNFQSEGMIRFQPITGVQFSDINLDEYSAIPQGTGLDWEYSTDGGVTWDAMVPAEEERLPNLATRVQIRVRLSSSLSNDTPAINFRDVNLVGYLNKTTGAYLTRENELTQGVESTKAYVQMQIPSGTTLQWFASNDGGLTWEAMTIQDTRPIDENWTEYTLVRTFTDNTGNKVRYKAEMTGTPLIYPRIHSLGATLS